The following are encoded in a window of Sinomonas cyclohexanicum genomic DNA:
- the rpsG gene encoding 30S ribosomal protein S7: MPRKGPAPKRPLVVDPVYGSPLVTQLINKVLVDGKKSTAERIVYGALEGARQKTGGDPVAALKKAMDNVRPTLEVRSRRVGGATYQVPVEVKPGRATALALRWLVGYSKARREKTMTERLQNEILDASNGLGAAVKRREDTHKMAESNKAFAHYRW, translated from the coding sequence ATGCCTCGTAAGGGCCCTGCCCCGAAGCGTCCTCTCGTCGTCGACCCGGTCTACGGTTCGCCGCTCGTGACGCAGCTCATCAACAAGGTTCTCGTGGACGGCAAGAAGTCCACGGCCGAGCGCATCGTCTACGGCGCTCTCGAGGGTGCCCGCCAGAAGACGGGCGGCGACCCGGTTGCCGCCCTCAAGAAGGCCATGGACAACGTCCGCCCGACCCTTGAGGTCCGCTCGCGCCGCGTCGGCGGCGCCACCTACCAGGTTCCGGTCGAGGTCAAGCCGGGCCGCGCCACCGCGCTGGCCCTCCGCTGGCTCGTGGGCTACTCGAAGGCCCGCCGCGAGAAGACGATGACCGAGCGTCTCCAGAACGAGATCCTCGACGCTTCGAACGGCCTCGGTGCCGCGGTCAAGCGCCGCGAGGACACCCACAAGATGGCCGAGTCGAACAAGGCCTTCGCACACTACCGCTGGTAG
- a CDS encoding DNA-directed RNA polymerase subunit beta', producing the protein MSSESSFGLMQIGLATADDIRNWSHGEVKKPETINYRTLKPEKDGLFCEKIFGPSRDWECYCGKYKRVRFKGIICERCGVEVTRAKVRRERMGHIELAAPVTHIWYFKGVPSRLGYLLDLAPKDLEKVIYFAAYMITKVDEERRHEQLPNLQAEHDLERKRLVDNRDSDIAAVARDLEEELAKLEGEGAKAADKKKARDLADKTMATIRKRADADIERMEAVWDRFKNLKVADLEGDEALYRELRDRYGMYFEGSMGAEAIQKRLESFDLEGEAETLRDIIQNGKGQRKTRALKRLKVVNAFLTTDNKPQGMVLDAVPVIPPELRPMVQLDGGRFATSDLNDLYRRVINRNNRLKRLLDLGAPEIIVNNEKRMLQEAVDSLFDNGRRGRPVTGPGNRPLKSLSDMLKGKQGRFRQNLLGKRVDYSGRSVIVVGPQLKLHQCGLPKQMALELFKPFVMKRLVDLNHAQNIKSAKRMVERYRPQVWDVLEEIITEHPVLLNRAPTLHRLGIQAFEPQLVEGKAIQLHPLVCAAFNADFDGDQMAVHLPLSPEAQAEARILMLSSNNILKPSDGRPVTLPSQDMIIGLYHLTTKREGADGEGRVFSSVAEAIMAHDARELHLNAQVKIRLDGFVPSKDRPAPEGWEPGQPALIATSLGQVVFNQTLPEDYPWVEAVADKGQLSKIVNDLAERYPKVVVAATLDNLKDAGFHWATRSGVTVAISDIAVPEQKPAILAGYEDRAAKIQSQYDRGLIDDEERRSELIEIWDKATNEIAAVMRESMPKMNTINRMVSSGARGNWMQVRQIAGIRGLVANPKGEIIPRPIKSSYREGLSVLEYFIATHGARKGLADTALRTANSGYLTRRLVDVSQDVIVREEDCGTERGLMVTIAIADHNGELQREENVENTAYTRTLAVDVTDSEGSVLAEAGADLGDVLINQLINAGITEIRVRSVLTCESAVGTCAKCYGRSLASGKLVDIGEAVGIIAAQSIGEPGTQLTMRTFHTGGAVSASGGDDITQGLPRIQELFEARTPKGVAPISEAAGRITVEDTEKQLRLVLTPDDGTEEIAYPVSRRSRLLVEDGEHVEVGQKLVNGPIDPKQVLRIQGPREAQKFLVDEVQNVYRSQGIGIHDKHVEVIVRQMLRRVTVIESGDTDLLPGELAEGRRYRDENRRVVSEGKKPASGRPELMGITKASLATESWLSAASFQETTRVLTQAAMEGKSDPLLGLKENVIIGKLIPAGTGLPRYTEITVEPTEEAKATLFTGPSAFSDFAYDPLNGDGAQEFHAIPLDDYDLGGDYR; encoded by the coding sequence TTGTCCAGCGAATCCTCCTTCGGCCTCATGCAGATCGGCCTCGCGACCGCGGACGACATCCGCAACTGGTCGCACGGCGAGGTCAAGAAGCCGGAAACCATCAACTACCGCACCCTCAAGCCCGAGAAGGACGGCCTCTTCTGCGAGAAGATCTTCGGCCCGTCCCGTGACTGGGAGTGCTACTGCGGCAAGTACAAGCGCGTGCGCTTCAAGGGCATCATCTGTGAGCGCTGCGGCGTCGAGGTGACCCGTGCCAAGGTCCGCCGCGAGCGCATGGGCCACATCGAGCTCGCCGCGCCCGTGACGCACATCTGGTACTTCAAGGGCGTCCCGTCCCGCCTCGGATACCTCCTCGACCTGGCCCCGAAGGACCTCGAGAAGGTCATCTACTTCGCGGCCTACATGATCACCAAGGTTGACGAGGAGCGCCGGCACGAGCAGCTGCCGAACCTCCAGGCCGAGCACGACCTCGAGCGCAAGCGCCTCGTGGACAACCGCGACTCCGACATCGCCGCCGTCGCGCGGGACCTCGAGGAGGAGCTCGCGAAGCTCGAGGGCGAGGGCGCCAAGGCCGCGGACAAGAAGAAGGCCCGCGACCTGGCGGACAAGACGATGGCCACCATCCGCAAGCGCGCGGATGCGGACATCGAGCGCATGGAGGCGGTCTGGGACCGCTTCAAGAACCTCAAGGTCGCCGACCTCGAGGGCGACGAGGCGCTGTACCGCGAGCTGCGTGACCGCTACGGCATGTACTTCGAGGGCTCCATGGGCGCCGAGGCGATCCAGAAGCGCCTCGAGTCCTTCGATCTGGAGGGCGAGGCCGAGACGCTCCGCGACATCATCCAGAACGGCAAGGGCCAGCGGAAGACCCGTGCGCTCAAGCGCCTCAAGGTCGTCAACGCGTTCCTCACCACGGACAACAAGCCGCAGGGCATGGTCCTCGACGCCGTCCCGGTGATCCCGCCGGAGCTGCGCCCGATGGTCCAGCTCGACGGCGGGCGCTTTGCGACCTCCGACCTGAACGACCTGTACCGCCGTGTGATCAACCGCAACAACCGCCTCAAGCGCCTGCTTGACCTCGGTGCGCCGGAGATCATCGTCAACAACGAGAAGCGCATGCTCCAGGAGGCCGTGGACTCGCTGTTCGACAACGGCCGCCGCGGGCGTCCCGTGACGGGTCCGGGCAACCGCCCGCTCAAGTCGCTCTCGGACATGCTCAAGGGCAAGCAGGGCCGGTTCCGCCAGAACCTGCTCGGCAAGCGCGTCGACTACTCGGGCCGTTCGGTCATCGTCGTCGGCCCGCAGCTCAAGCTGCACCAGTGCGGCCTGCCGAAGCAGATGGCCCTCGAGCTGTTCAAGCCGTTCGTCATGAAGCGGCTCGTGGACCTCAACCACGCGCAGAACATCAAGAGCGCCAAGCGGATGGTGGAGCGCTACCGCCCGCAGGTGTGGGACGTGCTCGAGGAGATCATCACCGAGCACCCGGTGCTCCTCAACCGTGCACCTACCCTGCACCGCCTCGGCATCCAGGCGTTCGAGCCGCAGCTCGTCGAGGGCAAGGCCATCCAGCTGCACCCGCTCGTGTGCGCGGCGTTCAACGCCGACTTCGACGGCGACCAGATGGCCGTGCACCTTCCCCTGAGCCCTGAGGCCCAGGCGGAGGCGCGCATCCTGATGCTGTCCTCGAACAACATCCTCAAGCCGTCGGACGGCCGCCCGGTCACCCTGCCTTCGCAGGATATGATCATCGGCCTGTACCACCTCACCACCAAGCGTGAGGGTGCCGACGGCGAGGGCCGCGTGTTCTCCTCCGTGGCTGAGGCGATCATGGCGCACGATGCCCGCGAGCTGCACCTCAACGCACAGGTGAAGATCCGCCTCGACGGCTTCGTGCCGTCGAAGGACCGTCCCGCGCCCGAGGGCTGGGAGCCCGGCCAGCCGGCGCTCATCGCGACGTCGCTGGGCCAGGTCGTCTTCAACCAGACGCTGCCCGAGGACTACCCGTGGGTCGAGGCCGTCGCGGACAAGGGCCAGCTCTCGAAGATCGTCAACGATCTCGCGGAGCGCTACCCGAAGGTCGTCGTCGCGGCGACGCTGGACAACCTCAAGGACGCCGGCTTCCACTGGGCCACGCGTTCCGGCGTCACGGTCGCCATCTCGGACATCGCCGTGCCGGAGCAGAAGCCTGCCATCCTGGCCGGCTACGAGGACCGCGCCGCGAAGATCCAGAGCCAGTATGACCGTGGTCTCATCGACGACGAGGAGCGCCGCTCCGAGCTCATCGAGATCTGGGACAAGGCGACCAACGAGATCGCCGCGGTCATGCGCGAGTCCATGCCGAAGATGAACACCATCAACCGCATGGTCTCCTCCGGTGCCCGTGGTAACTGGATGCAGGTCCGCCAGATCGCGGGCATCCGCGGCCTCGTGGCCAACCCGAAGGGTGAGATCATCCCGCGCCCGATCAAGTCCTCGTACCGCGAGGGCCTGTCGGTGCTCGAGTACTTCATCGCCACGCACGGTGCCCGCAAGGGTCTGGCCGATACGGCTCTCCGTACGGCCAACTCGGGCTACCTGACCCGTCGTCTCGTCGACGTGTCGCAGGACGTGATCGTGCGCGAGGAGGACTGCGGCACCGAGCGCGGCCTCATGGTCACGATCGCGATCGCAGACCACAACGGCGAGCTCCAGCGTGAGGAGAACGTCGAGAACACGGCGTACACCCGCACGCTGGCCGTGGACGTCACGGACTCCGAGGGCAGCGTCCTCGCGGAGGCCGGCGCGGATCTCGGCGATGTGCTGATCAACCAGCTCATCAATGCCGGCATCACGGAGATCCGGGTCCGCTCGGTCCTCACGTGCGAGTCCGCTGTCGGGACCTGCGCGAAGTGCTACGGCCGGTCGCTCGCGTCCGGCAAGCTCGTGGACATCGGCGAGGCCGTCGGCATCATCGCTGCTCAGTCGATCGGTGAGCCCGGTACCCAGCTGACCATGCGTACGTTCCACACCGGTGGCGCCGTCTCGGCGTCTGGCGGTGACGACATCACGCAGGGTCTGCCCCGTATCCAGGAGCTCTTCGAGGCCCGTACCCCGAAGGGTGTGGCCCCGATTTCGGAGGCGGCCGGGCGCATCACCGTTGAGGACACCGAGAAGCAGCTCCGCCTGGTCCTGACGCCGGACGACGGCACCGAGGAGATCGCTTACCCGGTCTCCCGGCGTTCGCGCCTGCTCGTCGAGGACGGCGAGCATGTCGAGGTCGGGCAGAAGCTCGTCAACGGCCCGATCGATCCGAAGCAGGTCCTGCGCATCCAGGGCCCGCGCGAGGCGCAGAAGTTCCTCGTCGACGAGGTCCAGAACGTGTACCGCAGCCAGGGCATCGGCATCCACGACAAGCACGTGGAGGTCATCGTCCGCCAGATGCTGCGCCGCGTCACCGTGATCGAGTCCGGCGACACGGACCTGCTCCCCGGCGAGCTCGCCGAGGGCCGCCGCTACCGCGACGAGAACCGCCGTGTGGTGTCCGAGGGCAAGAAGCCGGCTTCGGGCCGTCCCGAGCTCATGGGCATCACCAAGGCGTCGCTCGCCACGGAGTCCTGGCTCTCGGCCGCGTCCTTCCAGGAGACGACCCGCGTGCTCACGCAGGCCGCCATGGAGGGCAAGAGCGACCCGCTGCTGGGCCTCAAGGAGAACGTCATCATCGGCAAGCTCATCCCGGCTGGCACCGGTCTTCCGCGGTACACGGAGATCACGGTCGAGCCGACCGAGGAGGCCAAGGCGACGCTCTTCACCGGTCCGAGCGCGTTCAGCGACTTCGCCTACGATCCGCTGAACGGCGACGGGGCGCAGGAGTTCCACGCGATCCCGCTGGACGACTACGACCTCGGCGGCGACTACCGCTGA
- the fusA gene encoding elongation factor G, with amino-acid sequence MALDVLTDLSKVRNIGIMAHIDAGKTTTTERILFYTGVSHKIGETHDGASTTDWMEQEKERGITITSAAVTCFWNQNQINIIDTPGHVDFTVEVERSLRVLDGAVAVFDGKEGVEPQSETVWRQADKYNVPRICFVNKMDKLGADFYFTVDTIVKRLGAKPLVMQLPIGAESEFVGVVDLLTMKALVWPGDAKGDVTMGASYETQDIPADLQEKAEQYRHDLVETVAEASEELMEKYLEGEELTIDELKAGIRKLTVNSEIYPVFCGSAFKNRGVQPMLDAVIDFLPSPLDVPAMIGHDPKDETIELSRKPSEDEPFSALAFKIAAHPFFGQLNFIRVYSGKATSGIQVLNSTKGKKERIGKLFQMHANKENPVDEVHAGHIYAVIGLKDTTTGDTLCDINNPIVLESMTFPDPVIFVAIEPKTKGDQEKLSTAIQKLSAEDPTFTVSLNEETGQTEIGGMGELHLDILVDRMRREFKVEANVGKPQVAYRETIKKKVEKVDYTHKKQTGGSGQFAKVQVTFEPLETTEGTFYEFVNGVTGGRVPREYIPSVDHGIQDAMQFGILAGYPMVGVKATLVDGAYHDVDSSEMAFKIAGSQVFKEGARRANPVLLEPLMAVEVRTPEEYMGDVIGDLNSRRGQIQAMEDAVGVKVVRALVPLSEMFGYIGDLRSKTQGRAVYSMQFDSYSEVPKAVADEIIQKSRGE; translated from the coding sequence GTGGCACTCGACGTGCTTACCGACCTCAGCAAGGTCCGAAACATCGGCATCATGGCGCACATCGATGCCGGCAAGACCACTACCACGGAGCGCATCCTGTTCTACACGGGTGTGAGCCACAAGATCGGCGAGACGCACGACGGCGCTTCGACGACCGACTGGATGGAGCAGGAGAAGGAGCGCGGCATCACCATCACGTCCGCGGCCGTGACCTGCTTCTGGAACCAGAACCAGATCAACATCATCGACACCCCCGGTCACGTGGACTTCACGGTCGAGGTCGAGCGCTCCCTGCGCGTGCTCGACGGCGCCGTCGCCGTCTTCGACGGCAAGGAGGGCGTGGAGCCGCAGTCCGAGACCGTCTGGCGCCAGGCGGACAAGTACAACGTCCCGCGCATCTGCTTCGTCAACAAGATGGACAAGCTCGGCGCGGACTTCTACTTCACCGTGGACACGATCGTCAAGCGCCTCGGCGCCAAGCCGCTCGTCATGCAGCTGCCGATCGGTGCCGAGAGCGAGTTCGTCGGCGTCGTCGACCTGCTCACCATGAAGGCCCTCGTGTGGCCCGGCGACGCCAAGGGCGACGTGACCATGGGCGCCTCCTACGAGACCCAGGACATCCCGGCCGACCTTCAGGAGAAGGCCGAGCAGTACCGCCACGACCTCGTCGAGACGGTCGCCGAGGCGTCCGAGGAACTCATGGAGAAGTACCTCGAGGGCGAAGAGCTCACGATCGATGAGCTCAAGGCGGGCATCCGCAAGCTCACGGTGAACTCCGAGATCTACCCGGTCTTCTGTGGCTCCGCGTTCAAGAACCGTGGCGTGCAGCCGATGCTGGATGCGGTCATCGACTTCCTCCCGTCCCCGCTGGATGTCCCGGCCATGATCGGCCACGACCCCAAGGACGAGACGATCGAGCTGTCCCGCAAGCCGAGCGAGGACGAGCCGTTCTCGGCTCTCGCGTTCAAGATTGCGGCGCACCCGTTCTTCGGCCAGCTCAACTTCATTCGCGTCTACTCGGGCAAGGCGACCTCGGGCATCCAGGTCCTGAACTCGACGAAGGGCAAGAAGGAGCGCATCGGGAAGCTCTTCCAGATGCACGCCAACAAGGAGAACCCGGTCGATGAGGTCCACGCCGGCCACATCTACGCGGTGATCGGCCTCAAGGACACCACGACCGGCGATACGCTCTGCGACATCAACAACCCGATCGTGCTCGAGTCGATGACCTTCCCGGATCCCGTGATCTTCGTGGCCATCGAGCCGAAGACCAAGGGCGACCAGGAGAAGCTCTCCACCGCCATCCAGAAGCTCTCCGCTGAGGATCCGACGTTCACCGTCTCCCTCAACGAGGAGACCGGCCAGACCGAGATCGGCGGCATGGGCGAGCTTCACCTCGACATCCTCGTGGACCGCATGCGCCGCGAGTTCAAGGTCGAGGCCAACGTGGGCAAGCCGCAGGTCGCCTACCGCGAGACCATCAAGAAGAAGGTCGAGAAGGTCGACTACACGCACAAGAAGCAGACTGGCGGTTCCGGCCAGTTCGCGAAGGTGCAGGTCACTTTCGAGCCGCTCGAGACCACCGAGGGCACGTTCTACGAGTTCGTGAACGGCGTCACCGGCGGCCGCGTGCCGCGCGAGTACATCCCGAGCGTGGACCACGGCATCCAGGACGCCATGCAGTTCGGCATCCTGGCCGGCTACCCGATGGTGGGCGTGAAGGCGACCCTCGTCGATGGTGCCTACCACGACGTCGACTCCTCGGAGATGGCGTTCAAGATCGCCGGTTCGCAGGTGTTCAAGGAGGGCGCTCGCCGCGCCAACCCTGTGCTCCTCGAGCCGCTCATGGCCGTCGAGGTCCGCACGCCCGAGGAGTACATGGGCGACGTGATCGGCGACCTCAACTCCCGCCGTGGCCAGATCCAGGCCATGGAGGACGCTGTCGGCGTCAAGGTTGTGCGTGCCCTCGTGCCGCTGTCCGAGATGTTCGGCTACATCGGCGACCTTCGCTCGAAGACCCAGGGCCGCGCTGTCTACTCGATGCAGTTCGACAGCTACTCCGAGGTCCCGAAGGCCGTCGCCGACGAGATCATCCAGAAGTCGCGCGGCGAGTAG
- the tuf gene encoding elongation factor Tu: protein MAKAKFERTKPHVNIGTIGHVDHGKTTLTAAISKVLADKYPDLNEQRDFAQIDSAPEERQRGITINISHIEYQTEKRHYAHVDAPGHADYIKNMITGAAQMDGAILVVAATDGPMAQTREHVLLARQVGVPYLLVALNKADMVDDEELLDLVEMEVRELLSSQGFDGDNAPVIRVSGLKALEGDPKWVKSVEELMEAVDENVPDPVRDRDKPFLMPIEDVFTITGRGTVVTGRAERGTLALNSEVEIVGIRPIQKTTVTGIEMFHKQLDEAWAGENCGLLLRGIKREDVERGQVVVKPGSITPHTDFEANVYILSKDEGGRHNPFYSNYRPQFYFRTTDVTGVITLPEGTEMVMPGDNTEMTVQLIQPIAMEEGLGFAIREGGRTVGSGRVTKIIK, encoded by the coding sequence GTGGCGAAGGCAAAGTTCGAGCGGACCAAGCCGCACGTCAACATCGGCACCATCGGCCACGTTGACCACGGCAAGACGACGCTGACTGCTGCCATCTCGAAGGTGCTTGCTGACAAGTACCCGGATCTCAACGAGCAGCGTGACTTCGCGCAGATCGACTCCGCTCCGGAGGAGCGCCAGCGCGGCATCACCATCAACATCTCTCACATCGAGTACCAGACGGAGAAGCGCCACTACGCTCACGTCGACGCTCCGGGCCACGCTGACTACATCAAGAACATGATCACGGGTGCGGCGCAGATGGACGGCGCCATCCTCGTGGTTGCCGCGACTGACGGCCCGATGGCCCAGACCCGCGAGCACGTTCTGCTCGCCCGCCAGGTTGGTGTCCCCTACCTGCTCGTGGCTCTGAACAAGGCCGACATGGTCGACGACGAGGAGCTCCTTGACCTCGTCGAGATGGAGGTGCGCGAGCTCCTCTCCTCGCAGGGCTTCGACGGCGACAACGCCCCGGTGATCCGCGTCTCGGGCCTCAAGGCTCTCGAGGGCGATCCCAAGTGGGTCAAGTCGGTCGAGGAGCTCATGGAGGCCGTCGACGAGAACGTTCCGGACCCGGTCCGTGACCGCGACAAGCCGTTCCTCATGCCGATCGAGGACGTCTTCACGATCACCGGTCGTGGCACCGTCGTCACCGGCCGCGCCGAGCGCGGTACCCTCGCCCTGAACTCCGAGGTCGAGATCGTCGGCATCCGCCCGATCCAGAAGACCACGGTCACTGGTATCGAGATGTTCCACAAGCAGCTCGACGAGGCGTGGGCCGGCGAGAACTGTGGCCTCCTGCTCCGCGGCATCAAGCGCGAGGACGTCGAGCGTGGCCAGGTCGTCGTGAAGCCGGGTTCCATCACCCCGCACACCGACTTCGAGGCGAACGTCTACATCCTCTCCAAGGACGAGGGCGGCCGTCACAACCCGTTCTACTCGAACTACCGCCCGCAGTTCTACTTCCGTACCACGGACGTGACCGGCGTCATCACCCTCCCCGAGGGCACCGAGATGGTCATGCCCGGCGACAACACTGAGATGACTGTTCAGCTCATCCAGCCCATCGCCATGGAGGAGGGCCTCGGCTTCGCTATCCGTGAGGGTGGCCGCACCGTTGGCTCGGGCCGCGTGACCAAGATCATCAAGTAG
- the rpsL gene encoding 30S ribosomal protein S12 has protein sequence MPTIQQLVRKGRTPKVSKTKAPALKGSPMRRGVCTRVYTTTPKKPNSALRKVARVRLNGGVEVTAYIPGVGHNLQEHSIVLVRGGRVKDLPGVRYKIVRGALDTQGVKNRQQARSRYGAKKEKK, from the coding sequence GTGCCTACTATTCAGCAGCTGGTCCGCAAGGGCCGCACGCCGAAGGTCTCCAAGACCAAGGCTCCTGCCCTCAAGGGCAGCCCCATGCGTCGCGGCGTGTGCACCCGTGTGTACACCACGACCCCGAAGAAGCCGAACTCCGCCCTCCGCAAGGTCGCGCGTGTCCGCCTCAACGGCGGCGTCGAGGTCACGGCCTACATCCCGGGCGTCGGCCACAACCTCCAGGAGCACTCGATCGTGCTCGTCCGCGGCGGTCGTGTGAAGGACCTTCCGGGTGTCCGCTACAAGATCGTCCGTGGCGCTCTCGACACCCAGGGTGTCAAGAACCGCCAGCAGGCCCGCAGCCGCTACGGCGCCAAGAAGGAGAAGAAGTAA